A single genomic interval of Spinacia oleracea cultivar Varoflay chromosome 6, BTI_SOV_V1, whole genome shotgun sequence harbors:
- the LOC110785840 gene encoding uncharacterized protein has protein sequence MVQPRTKNGDATNFSRTFKYLMATQILSRGIPFFFNTWIIRHLTAADYAVYAVQFHLLVTCILFVSREGFRRACMRAEIKSDDSSAGEYAAKILKVAWLSLPLGVFFTVIACAFVFWWQNLSYSSPYGQAILLNGFACLLELLAEPLYILAQYTFCLKLRMVVESAATLSRCVTTYALIVGNNDMEKATVFALSQVSYGGCVCLGYWCYFAFYHKLQGSKLFPFRVGDMMTYDKPLSKMCTLFTLQSFQKLILQEGEKMVLVWFDTPYNQAVYGLIDKLGSLVVRMVFLPFEESSYTIFARSASEDSKDRRKDLGRRLTEALKLVLLIGLIFVSFGPSYSYSLLRLLYGQKWSDGEASTALRYYCLYITFLALNGTSEAFLHAVADEKQLKRSNNSLIVFSLIYVFLNVLLVRSAGALGLIFANATNMTLRIAYSAVFIKHYFQGSSSFSFRSCMPSGWIVLLFSAVVTLLSEKIFLDRNNFLTTFLLHFSVGFTCFCISAFVIYHGERDFINKLIHIRRHAD, from the exons ATGGTACAACCTCGGACCAAAAATGGCGACGCAACTAATTTTTCCCGCACTTTTAAGTATCTCATGG CGACGCAGATTTTGTCGAGGGGCATACCTTTTTTCTTCAATACCTGGATTATCAGGCATCTTACTGCAGCCGATTACGCT GTTTATGCAGTGCAGTTTCATCTGTTAGTTACTTGTATACTGTTTGTCAGCCGAGAAGGGTTCAGGCGAGCATGTATGCGGGCAGAAATTAAGAG TGATGACTCTTCAGCGGGCGAATATGCGGCAAAGATATTAAAAGTAGCCTGGCTGTCTCTTCCACTCGGAGTATTTTTTACAGTGATAGCATGTGCATTTGTCTTCTGGTGGCAAAATTTGAGCTATTCTAGCCCCTATGGGCAGGCTATATTATTGAACG GCTTTGCATGCTTATTGGAGCTTTTAGCAGAACCATTATatattttagctcaatatacgTTTTGTCTCAAACTGCGGATGGTGGTTGAAAGTGCTGCAACACTTTCTCGTTGTGTGACTACATATGCCCTTATTGTTGGGAACAATGACATG GAAAAGGCAACTGTATTTGCTTTATCACAAGTTTCATATGGAGGTTGTGTGTGCCTAGGTTATTGGTGCTACTTTGCCTTTTATCATAAATTGCAAGGTTCAAAGCTTTTTCCTTTCAG AGTAGGTGATATGATGACCTATGACAAACCACTGTCGAAGATGTGTACATTGTTCACTCTTCAGTCGTTTCAAAAGTTGATTCTTCAAGAAGGAGAAAAAATGGTACTTGTGTGGTTCGATACACCATATAACCAAGCTGTATATGGACTAATTGACAAATTAG GTAGCTTGGTGGTGAGAATGGTATTTCTTCCTTTTGAAGAAAGCTCATATACAATATTTGCGAGGTCTGCTTCAG AAGATTCTAAAGATAGAAGGAAGGATCTAGGGCGCCGCCTCACCGAAGCCTTAAAGCTTGTATTGCTGATTG GTCTTATTTTTGTGTCTTTTGGACCAAGCTATTCATATTCTCTCTTGAGATTGTTGTATGGACAAAAGTGGAGTGATGGAGAAGCGTCAACTGCTCTCAGATACTACTGCTTGTACATTACATTTCTGGCACTGAATG GAACATCAGAAGCTTTTCTGCATGCTGTTGCTGATGAGAAGCAACTGaagcgctctaataattcattGATTGTATTCTCACTGATCTATGTTTTTCTGAATGTGTTGCTAGTTCGATCAGCTGGTGCACTTGGTTTGATATTTGCAAATGCTACAA ATATGACACTGAGGATAGCATATTCTGCAGTATTTATCAAGCATTACTTCCAG GGCTCATCGTCATTTTCATTTCGTAGCTGTATGCCTTCTGGATGGATAGTGCTGCTATTTTCTGCAGTGGTTACTCTGTTATCAGAGAAGATATTTCTGGACAGGAATAACTTTCTGACTACATTTTTGCTCCACTTTTCTGTTGGGTTCACTTGTTTCTGCATTTCAGCTTTTGTCAT ATATCACGGTGAGCGAGATTTTATCAACAAATTGATCCACATTCGTCGTCATGCTGACTAG
- the LOC130463874 gene encoding zinc finger BED domain-containing protein RICESLEEPER 2-like — translation MLLWRKYHQLRMIHSQLRTSHKKVEVLKSKYKKHKCELSGEAKIKLDKYLEEDTEEDDDEFDILGWWKFNSARFPTMGRMSRDVLAVPISTVASESAFSTEGRVLDNFRSSLSPVVVQGLVCNQNWLRAGPFQGVEECLEEVELLEEDLNKMFINDVVHHETIEIDE, via the exons ATGTTGTTATGGAGGAAGTATCATCAACTAAGGATGATACACAGTCAACTACGTACCTCACATAAGAaggttgaggttttgaaaagtAAGTATAAGAAGCATAAATGTGAGCTTAGTGGAGAGGCAAAAATTAAGTTAGATAAGTATTTGGAGGAGGATACGGAAGAGGACGATGATGAATTTGATATTTTGGGGTGGTGGAAGTTCAATAGTGCAAGGTTTCCTACTATGGGAAGAATGTCTCGTGATGTGCTTGCTGTCCCAATATCAACCGTGGCCTCCGAGAGTGCATTTAGCACCGAGGGAAGAGTTCTTGACAATTTTAGAAGCTCTTTAAGTCCGGTGGTCGTTCAAGGTCTTGTTTGTAATCAAAATTGGTTACGTGCTGGTCCATTCCAAGGTGTTGAAGAGTGTTTGGAGGAAGTGGAGCTTCTTGAAGAAG acttaaataaaatgttcataaaCGATGTTGTCCATCATGAAACGATTGAGATCGACGAGTAG